The Kribbella amoyensis genomic sequence ATGGGTAACCGTAGTGCTCCCGGGGCGTCGGCCGGGACCACCGGATTCCGCGGCGTGACGGCCGCCACCCGCTCGTAGGGCGCCCCGAGGTCCGGCCGCTGGTCCGCCTCGCCCTGGTTCGGCCAGAAGGACAGCGCCCGCTCGGCCTGCGCGGTGATCGTCAGGGACGGGTTGACGCCGAGGTTCGCGGAGATCGTCGAGCCGTCCAGGACGTGCAGGCCCTCGTACCCGTAGACCCGGTGGTACGGGTCCACCACGCCGGTCTCGGCCGAGTCGCCGATCGCGCAGCCGCCGATGAAGTGCGCCGTCATCGGGACGTTGAACGGCTCCCCGATGGTGCCCCCCGGGGTGCCCCGCATGATCCTGGCCATCCGCCGGACCACCTCGTTCGCGACCGGGATCCAGGCCGGGTTCGGGGCCCCGTGGCCCTGCTTCGAGGTCAGCCGCCAGCGGCCGAACCGGTCCCGCTTGCCGAAGGTGGTGATCGAGTTGTCCGCGGTCTGCATCACCAGCGCGATCACGGTCCGCTCGGACCAGTGCTTCAGGTCGTACAGCCGGCGGATGTTCTTGCGCTGAACGCCGAGTTCCTTGAGCCAGGTGCGCCACCTCGGGACGTCGCCGTCGCCGTCGGTCAGCACGGTCTGCAGCAACGACATCGCGTTGCTGCCCTTGCCGTACCGGACCGGCTCGATGTGGGTGATGTCGTCGGGGTGGAACGACGAGGTGATCGCGACCCCGCGGCTGTAGTCCACGGTCCGGTCCAGCGCGATGGCGCCGAGCAACGACTCCGAGTTCGTCCGGGTCAGCACGCCGAGCCGGTCGGACAACCGCGGCAGCTTGCCCTCGTCCCGCATCCGGTGCAGCAGCTTGGCGGTCCCGAGCGCCGAGGCCGCGAAGATCACCTGACGAGCGGTGAACCGGCGGGTCTTCTTCCGGTTCGACGTCCGCCGGGTCTCGACCGCGTACCCGCCGCCCGGCAGCGGTTCGACCGAGGTCACCGTGGTCATCGGGTACACCTCGGCGCCGGCCTGCTCGGCCAGGTACAGGTAGTTCTTGGTGAGCGTGTTCTTCGCGTTGTGCCGGCAGCCGGTCATGCACTCGCCACAGTCGATACACCCGGTCCGCCGGGGCCCCGCGCCACCGAAGTACGGGTCGTCCACCTCGACCCCAGGCTCACCGAAGAACACGCCGACCGGGGTCGGGTGGAAGGTGTCCCCGGCGCCCATGTCGTCGGCGACCTGCTTCATCACTTGGTCCGCCGGGGTGAAGTGCGGGTACGTGGTGACGCCGAGCATCCGTTTCGCCTGGTCGTAGTACGGGGCGAGCTCGTCCTTCCAGTCGGTGATATGGGCCCACTGGCGGTCGGTGTAGAACGCGGGCAGCGGCTCGTACAGGGTGTTGGCGTAGACCAGGCTGCCGCCGCCGACGCCCGCGCCGGACAGGATGATCACGTCCCGCAGCGCGCTGATCCGCTGGATCCCGTACCAGCCGAGGCGCGGCGCGTAGAGGAACCGGCTCTTGTCCCAGGAGTTCTTCGCGAACCCCTCGTCCTCGAACCGGGCCCCGGCCTCGAGCACGGCGACCCGGTACCCCTTCTCCACCAGGCGCAGGGCGCTGACGCTGCCGCCGAACCCGGAGCCGATGATCAGTACGTCCTGGTCGAAGCTCATCCGCGACTCCCCGTCTCAGGCCCGGCCGAGCTTCTTCAGCACCCGCAGCGCACCCGTCATCAGCTCGGCGTACGACTCGTCGCTCAGCCCGTGCGAGGCCGCGATCGGCAGCAGTCGCTGGGTCGCGATCGCCTGCGCGTCGACGTACCGGCGGATGCCCTCGACACCCTGCCGGCGGCCGAGCCCGGACGCGCGCATCCCGCCCATCGGGGTGTCGATCGAGCCGAACGTGGCCGCGTAGCCCTCGTTCACGTTGACCGTCCCGGCGACCAGCTGGGCCGCGATCGCCCGGCCGCGCCGGCCGTCCCGGGTCCAGACGCTCGCGTTCAGCCCGAACTCGCCCTCGTTCGCGCGCTGGATCGCCTCGGACTCGTCGGAGAACCGGTACAGCGATACCACCGGGCCGAAGGTCTCGGTGTCGAAGCAGTCCATCTCGGGTGTCACGCCGGACAGCACGGTCGGCTCGTAGAAGAGCGGGCCCAGATCCGGACGGGCCTTGCCACCGGCCAGGACCACGGCGCCTTTGGCCCGGGCGTCGTCGACGTGCCGGCTCACGGCGTCCAGCTGGTCCTTCGAGATCAGCGAGCCCATGTCCACGTCCCAGCCGGTCCCGGCCGACAGTCGCAGCTTCTTCACCCGGTCGAGGAACGCGGTGACGAAGGCGTCGTACACCTGGTCCGCGACGTACAGCCGCTCCATCGAGACGCACAGCTGGCCCGCGCTGTTGAAGCAGGCGCGGACGGCGCCCTCGGCGGCGCGGTGGATGTCGGCGTCGCGGAGGACGAGCATCGGGTTCTTGCCGCCGAGCTCGAGGCTGCAGCCGATCAGCCGCTCACCGGCCTGCTGCGCCACCAGCCGCCCGGTCCTGGTCGACCCGGTGAAGCAGACGTAGTCGGTGTTCTGGATGATCGCGCCGCCGACGGTCGGGCCGTCGCCGTTCACCGGCTGCCAGGCGTCCCGCGGCAGCCCCGCCTCGTACAGCAGCTCGATCGCCCGGAGCGCGGTCAGCGGGGTCTGGCTGTCCGGCTTGTGCACGACCGTGTTGCCGGCCAGCACCGCGGGGAGCCCGTCCGCCATCGCCATGCTGAGTGGGTAGTTCCACGGCGAGATGATGCCGACGACGCCCTTCGGCACGAACCGCTGCTCGGCCCGGGTGAGCACCGGGAACATGCCCAGCTTGCGCTGTGGCCCGAGCAACTCGGCGGCCTTGCGCCCGTAGTACCGGGCGGTGAGCGCGACGTGGGCGACTTCCTCGAAGGCCTGCTTGCGCGCCTTGCCCGACTCCAGCAGGACCAGGTCGACCAGCTCGTGCCGGTGGTCGAGGACGAGGTCGTGGTACCGGAGCAAGATCGCGGCGCGGTCGGCGAGCGGGACGCCCTTCCAGCTGAGCTGGGTCCGGCGGGCGGAGCGGACCGCCTTCACCACGTCGTCCGGCGCGGAGACCGGCAGCTCGGCCACCGGCTGCCCGGTCGCCGGGGCGTAGTGGGTGCGGGGGCCCGCCGAGGCGCGGAGCAGACCGGCCAACCGGCGGATGACCGACTGGTCGGTCGCGTACGAGGCGGTCGGGTCGAGCTCGGGATCGGCCGGAATCGAGGTCTGCTCGCTCATCTGCCCAGGCTACCTGCGGGTAATCACTCGTGTCAGCAGCGCGCCACGGCACCGGACACCGAGGCGTCAAGTGAGGTGGATCACTCCGGAACCCTCTAAGGTTCGAGAGGAGAACCCCGGTCGAGGCTCCACACGGGACTAGGGTGATCCGTTGAGTCGGTGAAGGGGTGGACAGCGGAGATGGTGGACAGCGGGGGGCTATGGACGCCCCCTGAGGACGAGCTCGGCGAGGCGCTGCAGACCGCGCAGGTCCTGATCGAGGAAGGCCGCGCCGACGAGGCCGGACCGTACCAGCAGCGGGTGATCGAGCTCGCCCGCGAACGCGCCGGGGACCGCCCCGACCACTACGAGGCCAAGCACCTGATGGCGGCCACGCACTACGAGCTGGCCGGCTCGCTGAACGCGTCCGGCCGGCACGAGGAGGCGCTGACCGCACTCCACGAGGCCCAGCTCGGGTACACCGAACTGAACGACGCCGGGGTCCTCGACGCCACGTCCTTCCTCGCCGACGTGCGGGCCCGCCGGGCGATGACGCAGGCCCACCGCGGGTACGGGGCGACCGCCGTCCTGGAGATGGACGGCGCCGTGATCGCGTACGGCCAGCTCGTCGCGGGACCGGACAGCCTGCACCACCAGCCCGACTTCGCCCGCGTCCTCGCGATGAACGCGCTCATCCTCCGCCGGTACGGCGATCCCGGGCTGGCCGTGGCCTCCGCGGACGCGGCGGTCCAGCTGTTCCTGCAGTTGGCGGACCAGATCAACGAGAGCCCGCAAGCGCTGTCGTACGCGCGGTACCTGTGCTCGGCGACCGCGGTGTCGGCGGACGTCCACGCGTCCCAGAGCCGGCTCGACCTGGCCCTGGAGGCGGACGAGATCGGCCTGACCACGGCGGACACGCTCGCGGACTCCGAGTCGGCGACGGACCTGCGGACCCTGGTCTCCGCGCTGACCCGGAAGGGCAAGCACCTCGCCATCGCCGGCCGGATCCTGGAAGGCGAGACCTGCCTGCAGACCGCGTACGCCACCGACCGCGAGACGGCCGAGCGGGTGAGCGAGGAACTCGAACGCGGCCTGCCGCCGTCCCTGGTGACGGCGCTCGAGACTGCCGAGCTCAAGCTCGGCCCGTTCGAGCAGTACTACCGGCTGCTCGGCCTGAGCCAGCCGGCGCCCGGGATGACGCTGGCGACCGTGTCCGGCCGGACGGATCCGGAATCGGCCGCGGTCCGCGCGACCGAGCTGGCCGAGCTGGTCCGCCCGATGCTGGCGCAGGACGCGGAGACCGCGCTCACGCTGGGGCTCGAGGCGCACTACCTCTTCGCGATCTCCTCCGAGCGCGAGTCGCACCGGATGCGGTACGAGACCAGCACGTACGCCCCGATCTGGGCGCAGACGCTGCTGGACATCTCCGCGGCGTACGACGCGGCCGGCCAGACCGAGATGGCGCTGGACCTGGCCGGCTGGTGCGCCGAGGTCGCCACCGCGCTGATCCCGTTCGCCACCAGCGACGGCGAGGTCGCCGAGCTGGCCGGCTCCTGCTACCGCCACCACGGCGACCTGCTCGCGGCCACCGGTGACCTGATCGCCAGCCAGCACGCGCACGAGGCCGCCGCTCAGCTCGCCACCTGACCCCCTTCTCGACGCCCCCCGATTGACGGCTTCGGCCTGTCGGCGCAGGCTGACGGCGAGGGGGTGGGCGCGATGGATGTCGTGGAACTGCACGGCCGGGCCGCCGGGGAGTTCGTCCGCTTGGTCGGGGTTGTCGGGAGCGAACAGTGGGACTCGGCGACGCCCTGTTCCGACTGGGATGTGCGGACGTTGGTGAATCACGTCGTCAACGAGGAACGCTGGACGGTCCCGTTGATGGCAGGGCAGACGATCGAGGACGTCGGGGACTCACTGGACGGGGACCTGCTCGGCGACGACCCCGCTACCGCGGCCGCCGAGGCGGAGCGGGCTGCCCAGGCATCGATGGGCGGGCCGGTGGCTCGTGGGGACCAGGTGCACCTGTCGTACGGGAACGAGGACGCCGCGGAGTACGTGTGGCAGTTGACGGCCGACCACCTGATCCACGGCTGGGACCTGGCGAAGGCGATCGGTGCCGAGCCACGGCTGGATCCCGACGTGGTGGACGCGGTGTCCGGCTGGTTCACCGAGCGGGAGGAGCTGTACCGCGAGGGCGGCGCGATCGCGGAGCGGGTGAGCACGGCCGACGACCCGGCGAGCCGGTTGCTCGGGGCCTTCGGCCGCGATCCTTCCTGGACACCCGCGCACGTCAGCGGATGACGTGCGGGGTCAGTCGTGGTTGTCGGTGTTGAGGGCGCCGACGAAGAGGCCGGCTTCCTGGTCGGTCATGCCGGTCTCGCTGACCACCAACGCGGTCGCCTGGTGCAGCTCGCCGGCGGCCTTGAGGGCGCGGGTGCGCTCGGCCAGGTTGGTGCCGGGGAGCCGGACCACCGGGGTGTCGGTGACGGGCGGTACGTAGCGGCCGAGGCGGATCTCGTCGACGAGCTCCTTGGCGTGCTTCAGCTCGGCCCCGGTCCGGTCCATCACGAACTTCACCGCGAACACTTGCTTCTTGGTGGTGATGAGGAAGCGGATCTGGTCCACGTCCTCGCCGGAGAGCTTGCCCCGCGCGGCGGCCAGGGCAACGTTGTCGGCGTCCTTGCTGCTACGGCTGAACAGTCCCATGGGCCAATCCTTCCAGAACGCCCAAGCCGGTGAGCAGGACCCACCGGTGTCACGAACACCACGCCGTCCCGGGCGTTTCGCGGGCCGGCGGTCCGGCCTTCAGCCGTCGAGGACGCGGAGGAGGTGCGGCCAGACCTGGTCCCCGAAGGCCCGGTCGGCCGCGTAGGAACCGCCCCGCGCCATCCGCTGACCGCCCGACTTCGGCTCCTCCCCCGGGAACAACGGCCGGTGGCCCGCGCTCGCGGAGATCAGCACTTGGGTCACCCGGTCGCCGCGGCTGAGCGCGATCCGCTGGGCGAACTCGGCCGACGGCCAGACCCGGTCGTCCCCGCCGGCCACGAGCAACAGCTCACCCCGGAACCGCTCGGCCGGGATCAACGCGGCCTCCGCCTCCGCGGCGTACCGGTGGACGCTGGTCCGATAGAGGTCCACGTAGCTCGGTGGGTCGTCGGCCGGCTCCCAGTCGGGGTCGAACGGGACGTACGGGAGCGGCTCGCCCTGCCACGTCCACGGTGAGGTGTAGCTGCCGTTCTCGATCCAGGGCCAGGCGTACGCGCTCGGCGACAGCGCGATCACGGCGTCGATCCGGGGATCCACGGTGCCGAGCAGCAACCCCGCCTCGGCACCACGGGAGATGCCCAGCACGACCAGGCGGTCGGTCCGCGCCGCGAGATCGTCCAGCGGGAACGACTCCAGCGGGATCTCGCTGATCCGGCCGTCGAACCAGCGCGGCGCGACCACGGCGTACCCCGCGTCCTCCAGGATCCGCGCCCGGTCCAGATCGGGCTTGCCGCTGGACCCGTGCAGCAGGAGGACGCCGGTGGTCACCCGACGACGACCTCGACCCGCTGGAACTCCTTCAGCTCCGTGTAGCCGGTGGTCGCCATCGCCCGCTTCAGCGCGCCGACCAGGTTCATCGTGCCGTCGGGCGCCCAGGACGGGCCGAACAGGATCTGCTCCATCGTGCCGGACAGGCCGACCTCGACCCGCTCACCGCGGGGCAGGTCCGCGTGCCACGCCTCGGCACCCCAGTGGAAGCCGCCACCCGGCGCGTCGCTCGCCCGGGCCAGCGGCGAGCCGACCATCACCGCGTCGGCGCCACAGGCGACCGCCTTCGCCACGTCACCGGACCGGCCGACCGACCCGTCGGCGATGACGTGCACGTACCGTCCGCCGGACTCGTCCATGTAGTCACGCCGGGCGGCCGCGACGTCCGCGACCGCCGAGGCCATCGGCACCGCGACGCCGAGCACCTTGCGGGTCGTGTGCGCGGCCCCGCCACCGAAGCCGACCAGGACGCCGGCCGCGCCCGTCCGCATCAGGTGCAGCGCGGCCTGGTGGGTCGCGCAGCCACCGACGATGACCGGGACGTCGAGGTCGTAGATGAACTGCTTGAGGTTCAGCGGCTCGGCCTGGCCGGAGACGTGCTCTGCCGAGACCGTGGTGCCGCGGATGACGAAGAGGTCGACGCCCGCGTCCACGACGTGCTTGGAGAACTGCTTGGTCCGCTGCGGCGACAGCGCCCCGGCCACGGTGACACCGGCGTCGCGGATCTCCTGCACCCGCTGGGCGATCAGCTCGGGCTTGATCGGCGCCGAGTAGATCTCCTGCAGCCGGGTGGTGACCTGCTCCCGGCCGAGGCTGGTGATCTCCTCGAGCAGCGAGGTCGGGTCCTCGTACCGGGTCCACAGGCCCTCGAGGTTCAGTACGCCGAGACCGCCGGCCTTGCCGATCGCGATCGCGGTGGCCGGCGACATCACCGAGTCCATCGGCGCGGCCAGGATCGGCAGCTCGAACCGGTACGCGTCGATCTGCCAGGCGACCGAGACCTCCTCGGGGTCCCGGGTGCGTCGCGACGGCACGATCGCGATGTCGTCGAACGCGTACGCCTGCCGGCCCCGCTTGGCGCGGCCGATCTCGATCTCGGTCATGCGGGTCAGCTTACCGAGGGCACCGTGCGTCGACAGTCACTGGGCCAGCAACCGTTCGACCCACGACCTCAGCCCTGGACAGCGATCGATCACCGCGTCCAGACCAGCCTCCCGGATCACCTCGATACCGTCGGTGACCTTGTCATAATCGGGCCAGCACCGCAGCACCCGTTTCGATGGCGCCGTCGACGGCGAGTCGTTCAGCAGTTCTACGTCCCCGCCGACTGTCTCCGCCTCCTGGTTCAGGGCTTTCGCGACCGCTCTTTCCCCCAGCACGTCTGCCGCTCCGATCGCCGCGGCCAGGACCCAGGTCTCGAACTCGTGCAGGACGACATACGGCACGAAGCGCGGATGGTCGATCGCTGACGCCATGGCCTGCGCACGGTGCTCGGCACAGCGACGCGGTTGATGTGGGCGGGCACAGCAGTCCGCGCCCGGGGCGTCTCGCGGATAGGCATAGAAGTCGATCAGGATCGAGACCCATTGGAAGTTGCTGGCCTCGAGCAGCTTCCGCAGATCGCTGTCGTAGTGCCGCCAGCTCCCACCGCCGCCACGGAACGCCGTACCGTCGGCCAGCCTGGACGTCTTGACGATCACCGGCTGGACATAGATCTCGAAGGCCTGCAGGTACGGCGCGAGAATCTCGCTCACGAAGGCAGATTCAGTCTGGCCCTCGACCACCAGAGCGATCTGGCGAAACCCCATCAGCTCACCACGCGCGGCGAATCATCCGGCCGCGGACGGCCACCCAGGAGATTCTTCTCCCAGAGTTCGCCCAAGGAGTAGTCGGCCAACCACTCCTCCAGCGCCGCGGGGTCTGGGCGCTGGATCTGAGTACCTGCTCCGGTACGTTCGACGATTGCTACTTCCTCGACGCTGAACTGCTCCAGCAGCGTCACGGACTGGGTGGCGGCCACAACACGTCGATCCTTCGCCGCCCGCCGGAGCAGGGCGGCGAGCTGGTGGATCGCGAACGGATGCAGCCCGAGCTCCGGCTCGTCGAGGACGATGGTGCCCGGTGCGTTGTCCTGGAGCAGCAGGACCGCCAGACACACGAAACGTAGGGTCCCGTCGCTGAGGTTGTCGGCCGAGAACACAGAGTCCAGACCGCGCTCTCGCCAGCGCAGCCGGATCGAGTTGCCTTCGGTTTCGAGGACGAAGTCGTCGAAGTACGGCGCCACGGTACGGACGGTTCGGACGATCCTGCGATAGCTCGTTGGATCCGCTGACCTCAACCGCAGCAGCACGGCCGCGAGGTTCCGGGCGTCGGGGGCCAAAGTGAGGTTGTCGGCGGGATCGATCCTGCGCTTGACCGGCGCGTCAGCGCTGGTGTCGTCGAAATGGAAGACCCGGCAGCCGGCCACCACGCTCAGTACGTAGGCGGCCTTGGCCTCCTGCTCGGCCTCGGCTCGCAGCCGGCTTTCTCTGGCCGCGCCGAGTTCCGTTGTGTACGGCCTCGGATACCTGGCGCGGTCGTGCAGCAGCATCGTCTCCCGAACGATCCCGGTGTCGTCGGTCGAGGCCGCGACCTCGACCCGGTAGCCGTTGGAGACGTCCCGTTTCCAGTCACCCCAGACCTCGAGTTCGATCGCCTCGGGCGTCCGGCTCGGATCGGTCGGTCGATGCAGCAGCCCGGCGAAGCCACCCCGAGTGACCAGAGTGTCGTTCAGTTGCCGATCAATGATCCTGCCGAGCCATTCGAAGGCATCGACGACGTTGCTCTTGCCCGCGCCGTTGGGACCGACCAGCAAGGTGACCGAGCTGGACAGCTCGAGGACCGCGTGGCTGAGCGACGTCAACCCACGAACCTCGAGCTTGCGCAGTGGCACCTCAGCAGCCACACCGGCCTCCCACGAAGTGATGGAATTCCTTGTCAGTGACAAGGTATTCGGTTTCCTCGCCGAAAGCCGGGTACGCCGTCAGCCTGTGGCCGATTCAGTGGCCGGAGTAGTTCGGGGCCTCGACCGTCATCTGGATGTCGTGCGGGTGGGACTCCTGCAGGCCGGCCGAGGTGATCCGGACGAACCGGCCCTTGTCCTGCAGCTCCGGCACGGTGCGGGCGCCGGTGTACCACATCGACTGGCGCAGGCCGCCGATCAGCTGGTGCGCGACGGCCGCCAGCGGGCCGCGGTACGGCACCTGGCCCTCGACGCCCTCGGCGATCAGCTTCTCGTCGCTGCCGACGTCGCTCTGGAAGTACCGGTCCTTGGAGTACGACTTGCGCAGGCCGCCGGACTGCATCGCGCCCAGCGAACCCATCCCGCGGTACGCCTTGAACTGCTTGCCGTTGATGAAGACCAGGTCGCCCGGCGACTCCTCGCAGCCGGCCAGCAGCGAGCCCAGCATGACGGTGTCGGCCCCGGCGACCAGCGCCTTGGCGATGTCCCCGGAGTACTGCAGGCCGCCGTCGCCGATCACCGGGACGCCGGCCGGCTTGCAGGCCAGCGACGCCTCGTAGATCGCGGTGACCTGCGGGACGCCGACGCCGGACACGACCCGCGTCGTACAGATCGAGCCCGGTCCGACGCCGACCTTGACGCCGTCCGCGCCGGCGTCGACCAGCGCCTGGGCGCCGGCCCGGGTGCCGACGTTGCCGCCGACGACGTCGACGCCGACGGTGGCCGGGTCGGCCTTGAGCTTGCGGATGATCTCCAGCTGCGCCTGGGAGTGACCGTGCGCGGTGTCCACCACGAGCAGGTCGACGCCGGCCTCGACCAGCGTCATCGCCCGCTTGTAGGCCTCGCCGAAGAAGCCGATCGCGCCGGCGACCCGGAGCCGGCCGGTCGCGTCCTTGGTGGACAGCGGGAACTGGTCACGCTTGACGAAGTCCTTCAGCGTGATCAGGCCGGTCAGCTTGCCCGCGTCGTCGACCAGCGGCAGCTTCTCGACC encodes the following:
- a CDS encoding GMC oxidoreductase, producing MSFDQDVLIIGSGFGGSVSALRLVEKGYRVAVLEAGARFEDEGFAKNSWDKSRFLYAPRLGWYGIQRISALRDVIILSGAGVGGGSLVYANTLYEPLPAFYTDRQWAHITDWKDELAPYYDQAKRMLGVTTYPHFTPADQVMKQVADDMGAGDTFHPTPVGVFFGEPGVEVDDPYFGGAGPRRTGCIDCGECMTGCRHNAKNTLTKNYLYLAEQAGAEVYPMTTVTSVEPLPGGGYAVETRRTSNRKKTRRFTARQVIFAASALGTAKLLHRMRDEGKLPRLSDRLGVLTRTNSESLLGAIALDRTVDYSRGVAITSSFHPDDITHIEPVRYGKGSNAMSLLQTVLTDGDGDVPRWRTWLKELGVQRKNIRRLYDLKHWSERTVIALVMQTADNSITTFGKRDRFGRWRLTSKQGHGAPNPAWIPVANEVVRRMARIMRGTPGGTIGEPFNVPMTAHFIGGCAIGDSAETGVVDPYHRVYGYEGLHVLDGSTISANLGVNPSLTITAQAERALSFWPNQGEADQRPDLGAPYERVAAVTPRNPVVPADAPGALRLPIVEITDRRPVTKP
- a CDS encoding succinic semialdehyde dehydrogenase, whose amino-acid sequence is MSEQTSIPADPELDPTASYATDQSVIRRLAGLLRASAGPRTHYAPATGQPVAELPVSAPDDVVKAVRSARRTQLSWKGVPLADRAAILLRYHDLVLDHRHELVDLVLLESGKARKQAFEEVAHVALTARYYGRKAAELLGPQRKLGMFPVLTRAEQRFVPKGVVGIISPWNYPLSMAMADGLPAVLAGNTVVHKPDSQTPLTALRAIELLYEAGLPRDAWQPVNGDGPTVGGAIIQNTDYVCFTGSTRTGRLVAQQAGERLIGCSLELGGKNPMLVLRDADIHRAAEGAVRACFNSAGQLCVSMERLYVADQVYDAFVTAFLDRVKKLRLSAGTGWDVDMGSLISKDQLDAVSRHVDDARAKGAVVLAGGKARPDLGPLFYEPTVLSGVTPEMDCFDTETFGPVVSLYRFSDESEAIQRANEGEFGLNASVWTRDGRRGRAIAAQLVAGTVNVNEGYAATFGSIDTPMGGMRASGLGRRQGVEGIRRYVDAQAIATQRLLPIAASHGLSDESYAELMTGALRVLKKLGRA
- a CDS encoding TIGR03086 family metal-binding protein; this translates as MDVVELHGRAAGEFVRLVGVVGSEQWDSATPCSDWDVRTLVNHVVNEERWTVPLMAGQTIEDVGDSLDGDLLGDDPATAAAEAERAAQASMGGPVARGDQVHLSYGNEDAAEYVWQLTADHLIHGWDLAKAIGAEPRLDPDVVDAVSGWFTEREELYREGGAIAERVSTADDPASRLLGAFGRDPSWTPAHVSG
- a CDS encoding acyl-CoA thioester hydrolase/BAAT C-terminal domain-containing protein, producing the protein MTTGVLLLHGSSGKPDLDRARILEDAGYAVVAPRWFDGRISEIPLESFPLDDLAARTDRLVVLGISRGAEAGLLLGTVDPRIDAVIALSPSAYAWPWIENGSYTSPWTWQGEPLPYVPFDPDWEPADDPPSYVDLYRTSVHRYAAEAEAALIPAERFRGELLLVAGGDDRVWPSAEFAQRIALSRGDRVTQVLISASAGHRPLFPGEEPKSGGQRMARGGSYAADRAFGDQVWPHLLRVLDG
- a CDS encoding GuaB3 family IMP dehydrogenase-related protein, with translation MTEIEIGRAKRGRQAYAFDDIAIVPSRRTRDPEEVSVAWQIDAYRFELPILAAPMDSVMSPATAIAIGKAGGLGVLNLEGLWTRYEDPTSLLEEITSLGREQVTTRLQEIYSAPIKPELIAQRVQEIRDAGVTVAGALSPQRTKQFSKHVVDAGVDLFVIRGTTVSAEHVSGQAEPLNLKQFIYDLDVPVIVGGCATHQAALHLMRTGAAGVLVGFGGGAAHTTRKVLGVAVPMASAVADVAAARRDYMDESGGRYVHVIADGSVGRSGDVAKAVACGADAVMVGSPLARASDAPGGGFHWGAEAWHADLPRGERVEVGLSGTMEQILFGPSWAPDGTMNLVGALKRAMATTGYTELKEFQRVEVVVG
- a CDS encoding DUF4276 family protein; the protein is MVEGQTESAFVSEILAPYLQAFEIYVQPVIVKTSRLADGTAFRGGGGSWRHYDSDLRKLLEASNFQWVSILIDFYAYPRDAPGADCCARPHQPRRCAEHRAQAMASAIDHPRFVPYVVLHEFETWVLAAAIGAADVLGERAVAKALNQEAETVGGDVELLNDSPSTAPSKRVLRCWPDYDKVTDGIEVIREAGLDAVIDRCPGLRSWVERLLAQ
- a CDS encoding AAA family ATPase; translation: MAAEVPLRKLEVRGLTSLSHAVLELSSSVTLLVGPNGAGKSNVVDAFEWLGRIIDRQLNDTLVTRGGFAGLLHRPTDPSRTPEAIELEVWGDWKRDVSNGYRVEVAASTDDTGIVRETMLLHDRARYPRPYTTELGAARESRLRAEAEQEAKAAYVLSVVAGCRVFHFDDTSADAPVKRRIDPADNLTLAPDARNLAAVLLRLRSADPTSYRRIVRTVRTVAPYFDDFVLETEGNSIRLRWRERGLDSVFSADNLSDGTLRFVCLAVLLLQDNAPGTIVLDEPELGLHPFAIHQLAALLRRAAKDRRVVAATQSVTLLEQFSVEEVAIVERTGAGTQIQRPDPAALEEWLADYSLGELWEKNLLGGRPRPDDSPRVVS
- the guaB gene encoding IMP dehydrogenase, which translates into the protein MDITPSGVPDKFAVLGLTFDDVLLQPNESDVIPSEANTRSRVSRNIEVNIPLLSSAMDTVTEARMAIAMARQGGLGVLHRNLSIEDQAQQVDLVKRSESGMIAQPITIGPDATIGEADALCGQYRISGVPVVDQTGVLVGIVTNRDMRFETRQDRPVHEVMTKQPLITGKQGISADDAMALLSKHKVEKLPLVDDAGKLTGLITLKDFVKRDQFPLSTKDATGRLRVAGAIGFFGEAYKRAMTLVEAGVDLLVVDTAHGHSQAQLEIIRKLKADPATVGVDVVGGNVGTRAGAQALVDAGADGVKVGVGPGSICTTRVVSGVGVPQVTAIYEASLACKPAGVPVIGDGGLQYSGDIAKALVAGADTVMLGSLLAGCEESPGDLVFINGKQFKAYRGMGSLGAMQSGGLRKSYSKDRYFQSDVGSDEKLIAEGVEGQVPYRGPLAAVAHQLIGGLRQSMWYTGARTVPELQDKGRFVRITSAGLQESHPHDIQMTVEAPNYSGH